In one window of Chiloscyllium punctatum isolate Juve2018m chromosome 11, sChiPun1.3, whole genome shotgun sequence DNA:
- the fam161a gene encoding protein FAM161A isoform X1 — MQNPHRFSVLITSCIKTPVNPKTRTPSTLYERGKAQPFRISQNPLVAEENENDSDPDTCEAVQPRKNHYMGDRDSIISSSLCGMSNKDYCKKLTELKNAQAHTMAILAKLYEDKLCVRSMATTSEDPCESSVCYSLGKKNNGHLSYSTTEVGSTAHSSLSEMSNEDQEKSGENRVSYGRDQIQRMWDGFSVQEYISDEEPQKPRSSNLPLAKMQIIKKEQKQWSPKITIPQPFQMTLREAEKKKQKIKSRSEIEVENQMLRKQLEEEAECQKKFRANPVPAHTYIPLLAEIIERNEERRRFVKMRSKEILMALQKPFDFLEREEKKKEIRKMQIQELDISESKPKKFKAKPVPKYLYDPTISDRIKEQELYRVIKMKVRAQETLRGASLPKGMLRNTLSEKKEATCWNPNKELKFKPKINTKVPNFEMLHRKSRRQLMRKKNLTLTTTCEPFQLLVPQIPSKKEKVLNDIMEDENHLKETRWPYMSCRNHWKSHDNTNSNQSGSLDLKIMKVTESEKKRKEAVRKLLGEKRKKEENEENWKREQKRRERKWKKVISTRAWANDPHKSLAEVSRSKLKQYRNHQRTRTKEYLLELEEMQARVSRRPLLLEEQTKRNARRAAERHYATALKLQGLSEDFVSRKGHSLPGFVSHSSDEGSEKSEANSGESSQEEIDGFESDDGQDDSEHTEESRDMEGKEFKINKDE, encoded by the exons AATGAAAATGATTCTGATCCTGACACTTGTGAAGCAGTGCAACCCAGAAAAAATCATTATATGGGTGATAGGGATTCCATAATCTCCAGCAGTTTATGTGGCATGTCCAACAAAGATTACTGCAAGAAGCTCACGGAACTAAAAAATGCACAAGCACACACTATGGCAATACTAGCAAAACTGTATGAGGATAAACTCTGTGTCAGAAGCATGGCAACTACTTCAGAGGATCCCTGTGAATCTTCAGTGTGTTACAG TTTAGGTAAGAAAAACAATGGCCACCTATCTTACTCTACAACTGAGGTGGGCAGTACTGCACACTCAAGCCTGTCAGAAATGTCAAATGAAGATCAAGAGAAAAGTGGGGAAAATCGCGTGTCCTATGGAAGGGATCAAATTCAGAGAATGTGGGATGGATTTTCTGTGCAGGAGTATATTTCAGATGAGGAACCCCAGAAGCCCAGAAGCTCAAATTTGCCACTTGCAAAAATGCAAATAATAAAGAAGGAGCAAAAGCAGTGGTCACCAAAGATCACAATACCTCAGCCTTTCCAAATGACTCTTAGAGAGGCTGAGAAAAAGAAACAGAAGATAAAATCCAGGTCTGAAATTGAAGTAGAGAATCAGATGCTGAGAAAACAATTAGAGGAAGAAGCAGAGTGTCAGAAAAAGTTCCGTGCTAATCCTGTACCAGCTCATACCTATATTCCTTTGCTGGCAGAAATAATTGAACGGAATGAAGAAAGAAGGAGATTTGTAAAGATGAGAAGCAAAGAAATTTTAATGGCATTGCAAAAACCATTTGACTTTCTTGAAAGAgaggagaaaaagaaagaaattagaaaaatgcAAATTCAGGAACTAGATATTTCAGAAAGTAAACCAAAGAAATTTAAAGCAAAACCAGTTCCTAAATATCTTTATGATCCAACAATTAGTGACAGAATTAAAGAGCAAGAACTCTATCGTGTAATTAAAATGAAAGTGAGAGCTCAAGAGACATTACGTGGAGCATCCCTTCCAAAAGGTATGCTTCGTAATACCTTAtcggaaaagaaggaagcaacaTGTTGGAACCCAAATAAAGAACTGAAATTCAAACCCAAGATTAACACCAAAGTACCAAATTTTGAGATGTTGCACAGAAAGTCTCGGAGACAACTTATGAGAAAGAAAAACTTGACATTGACAACCACGTGTGAACCCTTCCAACTGCTCGTTCCTCAAATTCCTTCAAAAAAAGAAAAGGTGTTGAATGATATAATGGAAGATGAAAACCACTTAAAAGAGACCCGCTGGCCTTATATGTCATGCAGAAACCATTGGAAATCACATGACAACACAAATTCAAATCAGTCAGGATCATTGGACTTGAAAATTATGAAGGTCACAGAGtctgaaaagaagaggaaagaagctGTTAG GAAATTGCTGGgagaaaaaaggaagaaagaagaAAATGAGGAAAACTGGAAGCGCGAGCAGAAACGGAGGGAGAGAAAATGGAAAAAAGTCATATCTACCCGTGCCTGGGCGAATGATCCACACAAGAGCTTGGCTGAAGTCTCAAGATCAAAACTAAAACAATACAG GAATCATCAAAGAACAAGAACAAAAGAATACCTGCTAGAGCTTGAGGAGATGCAGGCTAGGGTAAGCAGGAGGCCTCTGCTCTTAGAAGAGCAAACAAAG AGGAATGCCAGAAGAGCAGCAGAGAGACATTATGCTACAGCTCTAAAATTACAGGGATTAAGTGAAGATTTTGTATCCAGAAAAGGTCACTCTCTCCCAGGCTTTGTTTCACATTCCAGTGATGAAGGGTCTGAGAAGAGTGAAGCCAACAGCGGAGAAAG TTCTCAGGAAGAAATTGATGGATTCGAGTCTGATGATGGCCAAGATGATAGTGAGCACACTGAGGAATCAAGAGACATGGAAGGaaaggaattcaaaataaataaaGATGAGTAA
- the fam161a gene encoding protein FAM161A isoform X3, whose amino-acid sequence MNIVQNENDSDPDTCEAVQPRKNHYMGDRDSIISSSLCGMSNKDYCKKLTELKNAQAHTMAILAKLYEDKLCVRSMATTSEDPCESSVCYSLGKKNNGHLSYSTTEVGSTAHSSLSEMSNEDQEKSGENRVSYGRDQIQRMWDGFSVQEYISDEEPQKPRSSNLPLAKMQIIKKEQKQWSPKITIPQPFQMTLREAEKKKQKIKSRSEIEVENQMLRKQLEEEAECQKKFRANPVPAHTYIPLLAEIIERNEERRRFVKMRSKEILMALQKPFDFLEREEKKKEIRKMQIQELDISESKPKKFKAKPVPKYLYDPTISDRIKEQELYRVIKMKVRAQETLRGASLPKGMLRNTLSEKKEATCWNPNKELKFKPKINTKVPNFEMLHRKSRRQLMRKKNLTLTTTCEPFQLLVPQIPSKKEKVLNDIMEDENHLKETRWPYMSCRNHWKSHDNTNSNQSGSLDLKIMKVTESEKKRKEAVRKLLGEKRKKEENEENWKREQKRRERKWKKVISTRAWANDPHKSLAEVSRSKLKQYRNHQRTRTKEYLLELEEMQARVSRRPLLLEEQTKRNARRAAERHYATALKLQGLSEDFVSRKGHSLPGFVSHSSDEGSEKSEANSGESSQEEIDGFESDDGQDDSEHTEESRDMEGKEFKINKDE is encoded by the exons AATGAAAATGATTCTGATCCTGACACTTGTGAAGCAGTGCAACCCAGAAAAAATCATTATATGGGTGATAGGGATTCCATAATCTCCAGCAGTTTATGTGGCATGTCCAACAAAGATTACTGCAAGAAGCTCACGGAACTAAAAAATGCACAAGCACACACTATGGCAATACTAGCAAAACTGTATGAGGATAAACTCTGTGTCAGAAGCATGGCAACTACTTCAGAGGATCCCTGTGAATCTTCAGTGTGTTACAG TTTAGGTAAGAAAAACAATGGCCACCTATCTTACTCTACAACTGAGGTGGGCAGTACTGCACACTCAAGCCTGTCAGAAATGTCAAATGAAGATCAAGAGAAAAGTGGGGAAAATCGCGTGTCCTATGGAAGGGATCAAATTCAGAGAATGTGGGATGGATTTTCTGTGCAGGAGTATATTTCAGATGAGGAACCCCAGAAGCCCAGAAGCTCAAATTTGCCACTTGCAAAAATGCAAATAATAAAGAAGGAGCAAAAGCAGTGGTCACCAAAGATCACAATACCTCAGCCTTTCCAAATGACTCTTAGAGAGGCTGAGAAAAAGAAACAGAAGATAAAATCCAGGTCTGAAATTGAAGTAGAGAATCAGATGCTGAGAAAACAATTAGAGGAAGAAGCAGAGTGTCAGAAAAAGTTCCGTGCTAATCCTGTACCAGCTCATACCTATATTCCTTTGCTGGCAGAAATAATTGAACGGAATGAAGAAAGAAGGAGATTTGTAAAGATGAGAAGCAAAGAAATTTTAATGGCATTGCAAAAACCATTTGACTTTCTTGAAAGAgaggagaaaaagaaagaaattagaaaaatgcAAATTCAGGAACTAGATATTTCAGAAAGTAAACCAAAGAAATTTAAAGCAAAACCAGTTCCTAAATATCTTTATGATCCAACAATTAGTGACAGAATTAAAGAGCAAGAACTCTATCGTGTAATTAAAATGAAAGTGAGAGCTCAAGAGACATTACGTGGAGCATCCCTTCCAAAAGGTATGCTTCGTAATACCTTAtcggaaaagaaggaagcaacaTGTTGGAACCCAAATAAAGAACTGAAATTCAAACCCAAGATTAACACCAAAGTACCAAATTTTGAGATGTTGCACAGAAAGTCTCGGAGACAACTTATGAGAAAGAAAAACTTGACATTGACAACCACGTGTGAACCCTTCCAACTGCTCGTTCCTCAAATTCCTTCAAAAAAAGAAAAGGTGTTGAATGATATAATGGAAGATGAAAACCACTTAAAAGAGACCCGCTGGCCTTATATGTCATGCAGAAACCATTGGAAATCACATGACAACACAAATTCAAATCAGTCAGGATCATTGGACTTGAAAATTATGAAGGTCACAGAGtctgaaaagaagaggaaagaagctGTTAG GAAATTGCTGGgagaaaaaaggaagaaagaagaAAATGAGGAAAACTGGAAGCGCGAGCAGAAACGGAGGGAGAGAAAATGGAAAAAAGTCATATCTACCCGTGCCTGGGCGAATGATCCACACAAGAGCTTGGCTGAAGTCTCAAGATCAAAACTAAAACAATACAG GAATCATCAAAGAACAAGAACAAAAGAATACCTGCTAGAGCTTGAGGAGATGCAGGCTAGGGTAAGCAGGAGGCCTCTGCTCTTAGAAGAGCAAACAAAG AGGAATGCCAGAAGAGCAGCAGAGAGACATTATGCTACAGCTCTAAAATTACAGGGATTAAGTGAAGATTTTGTATCCAGAAAAGGTCACTCTCTCCCAGGCTTTGTTTCACATTCCAGTGATGAAGGGTCTGAGAAGAGTGAAGCCAACAGCGGAGAAAG TTCTCAGGAAGAAATTGATGGATTCGAGTCTGATGATGGCCAAGATGATAGTGAGCACACTGAGGAATCAAGAGACATGGAAGGaaaggaattcaaaataaataaaGATGAGTAA
- the fam161a gene encoding protein FAM161A isoform X2: MNIVQVSVNFLSSVALEKPFFLNIWIEYAPSRKNENDSDPDTCEAVQPRKNHYMGDRDSIISSSLCGMSNKDYCKKLTELKNAQAHTMAILAKLYEDKLCVRSMATTSEDPCESSVCYSLGKKNNGHLSYSTTEVGSTAHSSLSEMSNEDQEKSGENRVSYGRDQIQRMWDGFSVQEYISDEEPQKPRSSNLPLAKMQIIKKEQKQWSPKITIPQPFQMTLREAEKKKQKIKSRSEIEVENQMLRKQLEEEAECQKKFRANPVPAHTYIPLLAEIIERNEERRRFVKMRSKEILMALQKPFDFLEREEKKKEIRKMQIQELDISESKPKKFKAKPVPKYLYDPTISDRIKEQELYRVIKMKVRAQETLRGASLPKGMLRNTLSEKKEATCWNPNKELKFKPKINTKVPNFEMLHRKSRRQLMRKKNLTLTTTCEPFQLLVPQIPSKKEKVLNDIMEDENHLKETRWPYMSCRNHWKSHDNTNSNQSGSLDLKIMKVTESEKKRKEAVRKLLGEKRKKEENEENWKREQKRRERKWKKVISTRAWANDPHKSLAEVSRSKLKQYRNHQRTRTKEYLLELEEMQARVSRRPLLLEEQTKRNARRAAERHYATALKLQGLSEDFVSRKGHSLPGFVSHSSDEGSEKSEANSGESSQEEIDGFESDDGQDDSEHTEESRDMEGKEFKINKDE; the protein is encoded by the exons AATGAAAATGATTCTGATCCTGACACTTGTGAAGCAGTGCAACCCAGAAAAAATCATTATATGGGTGATAGGGATTCCATAATCTCCAGCAGTTTATGTGGCATGTCCAACAAAGATTACTGCAAGAAGCTCACGGAACTAAAAAATGCACAAGCACACACTATGGCAATACTAGCAAAACTGTATGAGGATAAACTCTGTGTCAGAAGCATGGCAACTACTTCAGAGGATCCCTGTGAATCTTCAGTGTGTTACAG TTTAGGTAAGAAAAACAATGGCCACCTATCTTACTCTACAACTGAGGTGGGCAGTACTGCACACTCAAGCCTGTCAGAAATGTCAAATGAAGATCAAGAGAAAAGTGGGGAAAATCGCGTGTCCTATGGAAGGGATCAAATTCAGAGAATGTGGGATGGATTTTCTGTGCAGGAGTATATTTCAGATGAGGAACCCCAGAAGCCCAGAAGCTCAAATTTGCCACTTGCAAAAATGCAAATAATAAAGAAGGAGCAAAAGCAGTGGTCACCAAAGATCACAATACCTCAGCCTTTCCAAATGACTCTTAGAGAGGCTGAGAAAAAGAAACAGAAGATAAAATCCAGGTCTGAAATTGAAGTAGAGAATCAGATGCTGAGAAAACAATTAGAGGAAGAAGCAGAGTGTCAGAAAAAGTTCCGTGCTAATCCTGTACCAGCTCATACCTATATTCCTTTGCTGGCAGAAATAATTGAACGGAATGAAGAAAGAAGGAGATTTGTAAAGATGAGAAGCAAAGAAATTTTAATGGCATTGCAAAAACCATTTGACTTTCTTGAAAGAgaggagaaaaagaaagaaattagaaaaatgcAAATTCAGGAACTAGATATTTCAGAAAGTAAACCAAAGAAATTTAAAGCAAAACCAGTTCCTAAATATCTTTATGATCCAACAATTAGTGACAGAATTAAAGAGCAAGAACTCTATCGTGTAATTAAAATGAAAGTGAGAGCTCAAGAGACATTACGTGGAGCATCCCTTCCAAAAGGTATGCTTCGTAATACCTTAtcggaaaagaaggaagcaacaTGTTGGAACCCAAATAAAGAACTGAAATTCAAACCCAAGATTAACACCAAAGTACCAAATTTTGAGATGTTGCACAGAAAGTCTCGGAGACAACTTATGAGAAAGAAAAACTTGACATTGACAACCACGTGTGAACCCTTCCAACTGCTCGTTCCTCAAATTCCTTCAAAAAAAGAAAAGGTGTTGAATGATATAATGGAAGATGAAAACCACTTAAAAGAGACCCGCTGGCCTTATATGTCATGCAGAAACCATTGGAAATCACATGACAACACAAATTCAAATCAGTCAGGATCATTGGACTTGAAAATTATGAAGGTCACAGAGtctgaaaagaagaggaaagaagctGTTAG GAAATTGCTGGgagaaaaaaggaagaaagaagaAAATGAGGAAAACTGGAAGCGCGAGCAGAAACGGAGGGAGAGAAAATGGAAAAAAGTCATATCTACCCGTGCCTGGGCGAATGATCCACACAAGAGCTTGGCTGAAGTCTCAAGATCAAAACTAAAACAATACAG GAATCATCAAAGAACAAGAACAAAAGAATACCTGCTAGAGCTTGAGGAGATGCAGGCTAGGGTAAGCAGGAGGCCTCTGCTCTTAGAAGAGCAAACAAAG AGGAATGCCAGAAGAGCAGCAGAGAGACATTATGCTACAGCTCTAAAATTACAGGGATTAAGTGAAGATTTTGTATCCAGAAAAGGTCACTCTCTCCCAGGCTTTGTTTCACATTCCAGTGATGAAGGGTCTGAGAAGAGTGAAGCCAACAGCGGAGAAAG TTCTCAGGAAGAAATTGATGGATTCGAGTCTGATGATGGCCAAGATGATAGTGAGCACACTGAGGAATCAAGAGACATGGAAGGaaaggaattcaaaataaataaaGATGAGTAA